CCTCCAGCGGCGAGTACAGCCGCTCCCGGTCAACCAGCTCAGCAGCGTTCTTGTACGCCTTGCTGCGCTTCATGCTTCTGTCCTTAAAGTGGATCAGCTGTGGTGACGAGCCAGCGCGTGGCTCTCCCACGGACTACGAAAAAGAGAAAAGGTCAGCCTTCGACGGTGATGCCCATGGAACGGGCGGTGCCGGCGATGATCTTCGCCGCCTGGTCCACGTCGTTGGCGTTGAGGTCGATCATCTTGTTCTGCGCGATCTCACGCACCTGGTCCATGGTCACCTTGGCGACCTTGAGGCGGTGCGGCTCGCCCGAGCCCTTTTCCACACCGGCAGCCTTGAGCAGCAGCTTCGCGGCCGGCGGGGTCTTGAGCTTGAAGTCGAACGAGCGGTCTTCGTACACGGAGATCTCGACCGGCACGACAGTGCCCCGCTGCGACTCGGTCGCGGCGTTGTACTGCTTGCAGAACTCCATGATGTTGACACCGTGCTGACCCAGCGCGGGGCCAACGGGCGGCGCGGGGTTCGCGGCCCCGGCCTTGATCTGCAGCTTGATGACAGCTGCGAGCTTCTTCTTCTTGGGAGGCATCTCGGTTCCTTTATTGCGGTGTCCGCGCGCGGCCCTGCCAGCCGCAGCGTGGCTGCCGGCACCTGTCCGTCAGAGGGGGCGCCGGAGTTTGTGTTGTCCTGGCTAGATCTTGGAGACCTGGCTGAACGACAGCTCGACCGGGGTCTCGCGGCCGAAGATCGACACCAGCACCTTCAGCTTCTGGCCGTCCGCGTTGACCTCGCTGATCGTCGCGGGCAGCGTGGCGAACGGGCCGTCCATGACGGTGACCGACTCGCCGACCTCGAAGTCCACCTCGACGGTCGACTTCGCGGTGCTCGTGGCGCTCTTCTTGCCTGCGGCGGGCTTCGGCTCGACCTGCGGCAACAGGAACTTCAGCACGTCGTCGATGGTCAGCGGCGACGGCTTCGACGTCGCGCCGACGAAACCCGTCACGCCCGGCGTGTTGCGCACCGCGCTCCACGACGCGTCGTTGAGCTCCATGCGGACCAGGATGTAGCCGGGCAGCACCTTGCGCTGCACCTGCTTGCGCTGGCCGTTCTTGATCTCGGTGACTTCCTCGGTCGGCACCTCGACCTGGAAGATGTAGTCCTCCATGTCGAGCGTCTGGATGCGCGTTTCGAGGTTCGTCTTGACCTTGTTCTCGTAGCCTGCGTACGAGTGCACGACGTACCAGTCGCCGGGCGCGCGCCGCAGTGCTTCGCGCATCTCCTCGGCGGGGTCCGCGGGCTCGGCGTCGATGTCGACGGCCTCGACGTCACCGCCGGATTCGACATCGCCACCGGACTCGACATCGCCACCGGACTCGACGTCACCGCCCGACTCGACATCGCCACCGGACTCGACATCGCCGCCCGACTCGACGTCACCGCCGGACTCGGGCTCGACGGGGGCGGACTCCTTGGTGTCCTCCGTCGCCTCCGCCTGCTCGACGTCCTCGACACCACCGTCGAAGTCCTGCTCGTCGGTCAGGTCGTTCAGCTCCTGGGCGTCAACGCCGCCGTTGTCGGAGGTCACTGTGGGTCTCGCTTCCTCTCATGCATCACATGTCCGCCGCCACCCGGGGCGGCGGGTGTTCGGCTCAGCCGAACACCCTGAACATGCCCCAAGCGAAGGCCGTATCAAGGCCGAACACAAACGCCACCATGAAGGCCACGAAGACCAACACAACTCCGGTGTAGGTGATCATCTGCTTGCGGGTCGGCCAGATGACCTTCCGCAGCTCGCTGACCACCTCGCGGACGTACCGGATGATGCGGGCGAAGAAACCGACCCGCTTCTCCGAATCCGTCCGCGAGCGCGTGGGACGACCCTTCTTGGCCTCCTCGGCGTCGGAGTCGGCCTCAGCCGCCTTCTTCGCCTCGGCGTCCTTGCGGCCCGCCGGTCGCGC
This is a stretch of genomic DNA from Saccharothrix ecbatanensis. It encodes these proteins:
- the rplK gene encoding 50S ribosomal protein L11; amino-acid sequence: MPPKKKKLAAVIKLQIKAGAANPAPPVGPALGQHGVNIMEFCKQYNAATESQRGTVVPVEISVYEDRSFDFKLKTPPAAKLLLKAAGVEKGSGEPHRLKVAKVTMDQVREIAQNKMIDLNANDVDQAAKIIAGTARSMGITVEG
- the nusG gene encoding transcription termination/antitermination protein NusG, which produces MTSDNGGVDAQELNDLTDEQDFDGGVEDVEQAEATEDTKESAPVEPESGGDVESGGDVESGGDVESGGDVESGGDVESGGDVESGGDVEAVDIDAEPADPAEEMREALRRAPGDWYVVHSYAGYENKVKTNLETRIQTLDMEDYIFQVEVPTEEVTEIKNGQRKQVQRKVLPGYILVRMELNDASWSAVRNTPGVTGFVGATSKPSPLTIDDVLKFLLPQVEPKPAAGKKSATSTAKSTVEVDFEVGESVTVMDGPFATLPATISEVNADGQKLKVLVSIFGRETPVELSFSQVSKI
- the secE gene encoding preprotein translocase subunit SecE, giving the protein MSEGREQDQPDERESASRPVTAAARRERRGSARPAGRKDAEAKKAAEADSDAEEAKKGRPTRSRTDSEKRVGFFARIIRYVREVVSELRKVIWPTRKQMITYTGVVLVFVAFMVAFVFGLDTAFAWGMFRVFG